A single genomic interval of Chlorogloeopsis sp. ULAP01 harbors:
- a CDS encoding ATP-binding protein produces MATEKNYDFLQLDLNTYEQEPIHIPGSVQSHGVILTLKEPELIILQISNNTQYILGLSPEELLNQPLSKLLDSEQMEHFVDCLNQETVQVANPIELAIASSEKTRNFDGIVHRQMEVLILELEPTVSERNNFYFKFYNLVKQALSKLQSAYTFTEISQIIAKEMRRIIKFDRVMIYKFDEDKNGIVIAEDKEEHLTSYLGLHYPALDIPPLARNLFKQNWLRFIPNIDYQPAAIIPAHNPLTNEPLDLSHSVLRSVSPCHIEYLQNMGVKATMTISVIRNNKLWGLIACHHYTPKYVPYEIRHACEFLGQMTSLEIASKEDNEDSEDKIAIKSIQTKLVEYMSAEENFINGLLNNQPNILNLVNAQGAVVCFEDELYFIGNTPNQQEIQDLIKWISQNVTGEIFYTDSLPRRYPEAEKFKDVASGLIALSISKTHNNYVLWFRPEVLQTVNWGGDPNQSIEVIEDGTLRLSPRKSFELWKQTVHLKSLPWKPWEVNVALDLRSAIISIVLRKIDELAKLNFELERSNQELDAFAYIASHDLKEPLRGIHNYSNFLIEDYGEILNEEGKAKLKTLIRLTQRMEDLIDSLLRFSRLGRVDLMLQQIDLNIVLQRILDLLGARIEETGAVISIPRPLPIVYCDRIQLGEVFSNLITNAIKYNDKAEKLVEIGYMEASETVTFYVQDNGIGIREKHFEAIFRIFKRLHSPNKYGGGTGAGLTIAKKIVERHGGKIWVESTYGEGSTFYFTLQKAN; encoded by the coding sequence GTGGCTACTGAGAAAAATTACGATTTCTTGCAATTAGATTTAAATACATATGAGCAAGAACCAATTCATATTCCTGGTTCTGTTCAGTCACATGGGGTGATTTTAACATTAAAAGAACCAGAGCTAATAATTTTACAAATTAGTAATAATACACAATATATTTTAGGTTTATCTCCCGAAGAATTACTTAATCAACCACTCAGTAAATTACTTGATTCTGAACAAATGGAACATTTTGTTGATTGTTTGAATCAAGAAACTGTACAGGTAGCTAACCCAATTGAATTGGCGATCGCATCATCTGAAAAAACTAGAAATTTTGATGGTATAGTTCATCGTCAGATGGAAGTGCTAATTCTGGAGTTAGAACCAACAGTCTCAGAAAGAAATAATTTTTACTTTAAATTTTACAATTTAGTCAAACAAGCTTTATCAAAACTGCAATCGGCTTATACTTTTACTGAAATTAGTCAGATTATTGCCAAAGAGATGAGGAGAATTATTAAATTTGATAGAGTAATGATTTATAAGTTTGACGAAGACAAAAATGGCATAGTTATTGCGGAAGATAAAGAAGAACATCTTACCTCCTATTTAGGATTACATTACCCAGCTTTAGATATTCCTCCATTAGCCAGAAACCTTTTTAAGCAAAACTGGCTTCGCTTCATCCCAAATATTGATTATCAACCAGCTGCAATTATCCCCGCCCATAATCCTTTAACTAACGAGCCTTTAGATTTAAGTCATTCAGTATTGCGGAGTGTATCTCCTTGCCATATTGAGTATCTGCAAAATATGGGTGTAAAGGCAACAATGACAATTTCTGTGATTAGAAACAATAAATTATGGGGATTAATTGCTTGTCATCATTACACACCCAAATATGTACCTTATGAAATTCGTCATGCTTGTGAGTTTCTAGGACAAATGACATCTCTAGAAATAGCATCCAAAGAAGATAATGAAGACTCCGAAGACAAAATTGCAATCAAATCTATTCAAACAAAGTTAGTGGAATATATGTCGGCGGAGGAAAATTTTATCAATGGCTTACTGAACAATCAGCCGAATATACTCAATCTCGTCAATGCTCAAGGTGCTGTAGTTTGTTTTGAAGACGAACTTTATTTCATTGGTAACACTCCAAATCAACAAGAAATTCAGGACTTAATTAAATGGATCAGTCAAAACGTAACTGGAGAAATTTTTTATACAGATTCTTTACCAAGAAGATATCCGGAAGCAGAAAAATTCAAAGATGTTGCTAGCGGTTTAATTGCGCTTTCTATCTCCAAAACTCATAATAATTATGTTTTGTGGTTTCGTCCAGAAGTATTACAAACCGTGAATTGGGGAGGCGATCCCAACCAATCTATAGAAGTAATTGAAGATGGTACTTTGCGCTTGTCGCCTCGGAAATCTTTTGAACTATGGAAACAAACTGTTCACCTTAAATCTTTACCTTGGAAACCTTGGGAAGTTAATGTAGCATTGGATTTACGAAGTGCAATTATTAGTATTGTGTTGCGAAAGATAGATGAGTTGGCAAAACTCAACTTTGAACTAGAACGTAGCAATCAAGAGTTAGATGCTTTTGCTTACATTGCGTCGCACGATTTAAAAGAACCATTACGCGGTATTCATAATTACTCTAATTTCTTAATCGAAGATTATGGCGAAATTCTGAATGAGGAAGGCAAAGCCAAGCTCAAAACGCTAATTCGTCTCACTCAACGGATGGAAGATTTAATTGATTCACTGTTACGGTTTTCCCGACTAGGAAGAGTGGATCTCATGTTGCAGCAGATTGACTTAAATATTGTTTTACAACGAATTTTAGATTTGTTGGGTGCTCGTATTGAAGAGACGGGTGCAGTGATTAGTATACCTAGACCACTACCAATAGTTTACTGCGATCGCATTCAGTTAGGCGAGGTTTTTAGTAACTTAATTACTAATGCCATTAAATATAATGATAAAGCCGAGAAATTAGTTGAAATTGGCTATATGGAAGCTTCAGAAACAGTAACATTTTATGTACAAGATAATGGGATTGGTATTCGGGAAAAACATTTTGAAGCTATTTTCCGGATTTTTAAACGATTGCACAGCCCTAACAAATATGGAGGTGGCACAGGCGCAGGATTGACGATCGCCAAAAAAATTGTAGAGCGACATGGCGGTAAAATTTGGGTGGAGTCAACCTACGGTGAAGGTAGTACATTTTATTTCACTTTGCAGAAAGCTAACTGA
- a CDS encoding response regulator, which translates to MRDFSLFSNIDGDSAQPSLPLTNLKILIVDDDEDSRFYISTVLEADGAIVTTTKSAAEALEVLPQLQPDILVCDIGMPDEDGYTLIQKVRALKIDQIANVPAVALTAYADSEDRVRALGAGFQSHVTKPVDPADLVMAVINVLATGKG; encoded by the coding sequence ATGAGGGATTTTTCTCTTTTTTCCAATATTGATGGAGACTCCGCCCAGCCTTCTCTCCCTCTTACTAATTTAAAAATCCTCATTGTAGATGATGATGAAGACAGCCGTTTTTATATTTCTACCGTATTAGAAGCAGATGGAGCTATTGTTACCACAACCAAATCAGCAGCAGAAGCGCTAGAGGTACTACCGCAATTGCAACCTGATATTTTGGTTTGTGATATTGGTATGCCTGATGAGGATGGATACACCTTAATTCAGAAAGTGCGTGCTTTAAAGATAGATCAGATAGCAAATGTGCCTGCTGTGGCATTAACTGCCTATGCCGATAGTGAAGATAGGGTGCGTGCTCTTGGAGCCGGCTTTCAAAGTCATGTGACAAAACCCGTAGATCCAGCAGATTTAGTTATGGCTGTAATTAATGTATTAGCTACCGGTAAGGGTTAA
- a CDS encoding cation diffusion facilitator family transporter — MTLDNRNQVRKVLIITLLLNIFVMGLKAVVGKLTGSLSLLADALHSVTDSANNILGLIASSFASPQPDREHPYGHLKFEAVGALGIAAFLGIACFEILQGAIERILNGGEPVKISPSELWLLLIVLGVNIFVAFYERHIGIRVGSPILIADAKHTMSDIWVTISVIGGLIGVWLGYQWLDIVLAFPVAVLVFWSGWTVLKENLPWLVDQMAIAPEVIHAIAVSVPGVINCHDIASRGIVGRQVFIEMHLIVNAQDLETAHRITEEVEMELEKRFGPVRILIHVEPPQYQSEQISIGLDSKS, encoded by the coding sequence ATGACTTTAGATAACCGTAATCAAGTTAGAAAAGTTTTAATTATTACTCTACTGCTAAATATATTCGTAATGGGATTAAAAGCAGTTGTAGGTAAATTAACAGGTTCTCTCAGTTTACTAGCTGACGCTCTGCACAGCGTGACAGATAGTGCAAATAATATTTTGGGATTAATTGCCAGCAGCTTTGCTTCGCCACAACCCGATCGCGAACATCCTTATGGACATCTGAAATTTGAAGCAGTCGGAGCTTTAGGAATAGCTGCTTTTTTGGGCATAGCCTGCTTTGAGATTCTCCAAGGGGCTATTGAACGCATTCTCAATGGTGGTGAACCAGTCAAAATCTCACCATCAGAGTTATGGTTATTACTGATTGTACTGGGTGTGAATATTTTTGTAGCATTTTACGAACGGCACATAGGTATTAGAGTGGGTAGCCCAATTTTGATTGCTGACGCCAAACATACGATGAGCGATATTTGGGTGACAATTTCTGTAATTGGCGGTTTGATTGGGGTATGGTTGGGTTATCAGTGGTTAGATATAGTATTAGCTTTCCCTGTAGCTGTATTGGTATTTTGGAGCGGATGGACAGTTTTAAAAGAAAACTTACCCTGGCTTGTGGATCAAATGGCGATCGCTCCAGAAGTAATTCATGCGATCGCTGTTTCGGTGCCTGGAGTCATTAATTGCCATGACATTGCTTCTCGTGGTATTGTTGGCCGCCAAGTCTTCATTGAAATGCATTTAATAGTAAATGCTCAAGACCTAGAAACTGCTCATCGCATTACTGAAGAGGTTGAAATGGAACTAGAAAAACGTTTTGGCCCTGTCAGGATTTTAATTCACGTTGAGCCACCACAATACCAGTCTGAACAAATTAGCATTGGTCTTGATTCTAAGTCATGA
- a CDS encoding DUF4327 family protein has product MSVNTVPSISYYSLDIIQDEARRLVQKGVVSRQQPIYTLCQYIPAREWVCIECELEKCDFLLRDRIGDLIGREEWDND; this is encoded by the coding sequence ATGAGTGTGAATACGGTGCCTTCTATTAGCTACTACTCTTTGGATATAATTCAAGATGAAGCACGACGACTTGTGCAAAAAGGAGTGGTCAGCAGACAACAGCCAATATATACGCTATGTCAATACATCCCCGCACGGGAATGGGTATGTATCGAGTGTGAGCTAGAAAAGTGTGACTTTTTATTACGCGATCGGATTGGCGATCTGATTGGTCGGGAAGAATGGGATAACGACTAA
- the rbfA gene encoding 30S ribosome-binding factor RbfA codes for MATSRRVSRVAELIKREVSQMLLNGIKDDRVGTGMVSVTDVDVSGDLQHAKIYVSIYGTEEAKAETMAGLKSATGYVRSELGARVRLRRTPEVVFIEDRSIERGNKVLSLLNQIQQQRQIENPDEYEVNSTYEDNELAQ; via the coding sequence ATGGCTACAAGTCGCCGTGTTTCCCGCGTTGCCGAATTAATTAAGCGGGAAGTTAGCCAAATGTTACTCAACGGAATTAAAGATGATCGTGTGGGTACTGGCATGGTGAGCGTTACTGATGTCGATGTTTCTGGGGATTTACAACACGCCAAAATTTATGTGTCAATCTATGGCACAGAAGAAGCCAAAGCAGAGACAATGGCAGGCTTAAAGTCGGCGACAGGTTATGTTCGTAGTGAACTTGGCGCACGAGTACGCCTGCGTCGCACACCAGAGGTAGTTTTTATTGAGGATCGTTCTATAGAACGTGGTAATAAGGTATTGTCGCTATTGAACCAAATTCAACAACAGCGTCAAATAGAAAATCCAGATGAATACGAAGTTAACAGCACTTATGAGGATAATGAATTAGCCCAATAA
- a CDS encoding DUF751 family protein has translation MFDGFWDNVFRYQRYFVTTLLGALLSLLAPLAPLLKRPVTLVALLGLIVGGLVFISLTLRAMLGLSTI, from the coding sequence ATGTTTGATGGATTTTGGGATAATGTATTTCGCTACCAACGCTACTTTGTTACTACTCTGTTGGGTGCTTTGTTAAGCTTACTTGCTCCATTAGCACCGTTATTGAAACGTCCTGTAACCTTAGTTGCCCTTTTGGGGTTAATTGTAGGCGGACTAGTCTTTATTAGCCTCACCTTACGTGCAATGCTAGGCTTAAGTACAATTTAA
- a CDS encoding DNA adenine methylase: protein MLSQLPKQILPRPFLKWAGGKSKLISQYIPYFPKNYKNYYEPFLGGGAVFFYLQYIQPTPAILTDINAELITTYRCVQENVEELIIILKEHQRQHNRDYYYHIRANPTQNDLEQAARFIYLNKTCFNGLYRVNSQGKFNVPLGKYDNPKICQEHLLRLASTTLTTSKINQADFADVLKCATSKDDFVFFDPPYHPISNTSYFTAYSRNCFSEKDQERLRDTCAELANRGVKVMVCNSNSEFIKKIYTEIGFNIHRIEAARSINSNTKKRGIIYELLITSY, encoded by the coding sequence ATGTTAAGTCAACTACCAAAGCAAATTTTACCCCGTCCATTTTTAAAATGGGCTGGAGGTAAAAGTAAATTAATCTCCCAATATATTCCCTATTTTCCCAAAAATTACAAGAATTATTATGAGCCATTTTTGGGTGGTGGTGCAGTTTTCTTTTATCTTCAATATATTCAACCCACCCCAGCTATTTTAACTGATATTAACGCAGAATTAATTACTACTTATCGTTGTGTACAGGAGAATGTTGAAGAATTAATTATTATACTCAAAGAGCATCAACGCCAACATAATCGAGATTATTACTATCACATTAGAGCTAATCCCACTCAGAATGATTTAGAGCAAGCTGCTCGTTTTATATATTTAAATAAAACTTGTTTTAATGGACTTTATCGAGTTAATTCTCAAGGTAAATTTAATGTTCCTTTAGGTAAATACGATAATCCTAAAATCTGTCAAGAACATTTGCTGCGTTTAGCTTCTACCACTCTTACTACATCTAAAATAAATCAAGCAGATTTTGCAGATGTGCTAAAATGTGCCACAAGTAAAGATGATTTTGTATTTTTCGATCCACCTTATCATCCTATCAGTAATACTAGCTATTTCACGGCTTATAGTCGTAATTGTTTTAGTGAAAAAGACCAAGAGCGTTTGAGAGATACTTGCGCAGAATTAGCTAATCGTGGTGTAAAAGTTATGGTATGTAACTCTAATAGTGAATTTATCAAAAAAATCTACACAGAAATAGGTTTTAATATACATCGTATAGAAGCAGCACGTTCTATTAACTCGAATACAAAAAAACGCGGCATAATTTATGAGTTATTAATAACATCCTATTAA
- a CDS encoding PD-(D/E)XK nuclease superfamily protein — translation MAAKGIQMIRTQGARANKSGEILESHVETTLRVHGYFQVCSHVPKKQRREFILTSTLLPKRYAKQVYIGTGIYQTDIYVDFYLFGLPAMPSGLILECKWQESEGSVDEKFPYLNLNIQYSYPAPTIIVIGGEGMREGAVGWLKERESDNKNLLAVHSLDRFIAWANKYL, via the coding sequence ATGGCAGCTAAAGGAATTCAGATGATTAGAACTCAAGGCGCACGAGCTAATAAGTCTGGTGAAATATTAGAAAGTCATGTAGAAACCACATTAAGAGTACATGGATATTTTCAAGTTTGTTCTCATGTTCCTAAAAAGCAGAGACGAGAATTTATTCTAACTTCTACTTTATTACCGAAACGCTATGCCAAACAGGTTTATATCGGAACTGGTATTTATCAAACAGATATTTATGTTGATTTTTATCTTTTTGGTTTACCAGCAATGCCATCTGGATTAATTCTTGAGTGTAAATGGCAAGAAAGTGAAGGCTCTGTAGATGAGAAATTTCCTTATTTAAACTTAAATATTCAATACTCATATCCAGCACCAACTATCATTGTTATTGGTGGTGAAGGTATGAGAGAAGGTGCTGTTGGATGGTTAAAAGAAAGAGAAAGCGATAACAAAAATTTACTAGCAGTTCATAGCTTAGATAGATTTATTGCTTGGGCAAACAAATATCTTTAA
- a CDS encoding HetZ-related protein, with protein sequence MKLATAFDHHLTSANSFITDTDTLIELLCKEIQAQVKAAPGCVQAVAKRIATEVERICEKSHRIQNSGQINSWQATLARYRWQKCLHYYQLGSKQGRVELHSCLGAMVYRHISISGSEVGFGARYSLIEDFLQAFYIEAIKAFRRENELPEDYTPRTQLQLAEYIAFTEQYAKRRINLPSGANQQLIILRAQTFARRQPQEISVNFEMAIESAKTEEAESYLRHSAVQQLRSQMIAPQSFDLAEDSERDRVISELIKYLESQDQHDCVDYLVLKLQDLSPLEIDQILGLTNRQRDYLQQRFKYHIEKFARTHQWQLVHQWLGISLEQKLGLSSEQWKHFWNQLSVAQRQILELKIAKLNEQAIAKVLKCTPKQVQKRWTQILELAWEIRNTTTKVQINSRFS encoded by the coding sequence ATGAAACTCGCTACCGCCTTCGATCATCACTTAACAAGCGCCAATTCCTTCATTACCGACACAGATACTTTAATAGAATTATTGTGTAAAGAAATACAAGCACAAGTTAAGGCAGCGCCTGGGTGCGTACAAGCTGTAGCAAAGCGTATAGCTACAGAAGTAGAACGTATTTGCGAAAAAAGCCACCGTATTCAAAATTCCGGACAAATTAATTCTTGGCAAGCTACTTTAGCACGCTATCGTTGGCAAAAATGCCTACATTATTATCAACTCGGTTCTAAACAAGGGCGTGTGGAACTACATAGCTGTCTAGGTGCTATGGTTTATCGTCACATTTCCATTTCTGGCTCTGAGGTTGGATTTGGCGCTCGTTACAGCTTAATTGAAGATTTTCTACAAGCATTCTATATCGAAGCTATCAAGGCTTTTCGACGGGAAAATGAATTGCCTGAAGACTACACTCCACGCACTCAACTACAACTAGCTGAATACATAGCGTTCACTGAACAGTATGCCAAGCGTCGTATTAATTTACCTAGTGGCGCAAATCAGCAATTGATCATATTGCGTGCTCAAACTTTTGCCCGTCGCCAGCCTCAAGAAATCAGCGTTAATTTTGAAATGGCTATAGAATCTGCCAAAACTGAAGAAGCCGAATCCTACCTGCGTCACTCGGCTGTACAACAATTGCGATCGCAAATGATTGCCCCACAAAGTTTCGATCTGGCTGAAGACAGTGAGCGTGATCGCGTGATTTCTGAATTGATAAAATATTTAGAATCTCAAGACCAACATGACTGTGTAGACTATTTGGTATTAAAACTCCAAGACCTTTCTCCACTAGAAATTGACCAAATTCTTGGTTTAACTAACCGCCAACGGGATTATCTGCAACAGCGTTTTAAGTACCATATAGAAAAGTTTGCTCGTACCCACCAATGGCAATTAGTCCATCAGTGGTTAGGTATTAGCTTAGAACAAAAGTTGGGACTTTCTTCCGAGCAGTGGAAACATTTTTGGAATCAACTTTCTGTAGCCCAAAGACAAATTTTAGAACTGAAAATTGCTAAACTCAACGAACAAGCGATCGCCAAAGTTCTCAAGTGTACTCCCAAACAAGTACAAAAACGCTGGACTCAAATTTTAGAACTAGCATGGGAAATCCGCAACACTACCACTAAAGTTCAGATTAATTCACGTTTTAGTTAA
- a CDS encoding L-threonylcarbamoyladenylate synthase, which translates to MAKIFSVHPDNPQTRRIEEIKVALCDGAVMLYPTDTVYAIGCDLNAKSAVERVRKIKQLANDKPLTFLCSSLSNVATYAVVSDSAYRIMKHLIPGPYTFLLPATKLVPRLVQNPKRKTTGIRVPDHSVCLALLAALGNPIISTSAHLPPDETGDGIVGMEIEPIVSRAELFDRLDKLVDVIVDTGEEPSYEVSTILDLTTDEPNMLRQGLGWEKAAVWI; encoded by the coding sequence ATGGCAAAAATTTTCTCAGTTCATCCTGATAATCCCCAAACTCGCCGAATAGAAGAAATTAAGGTGGCGCTCTGTGATGGCGCAGTCATGCTTTATCCTACTGATACAGTCTATGCGATCGGCTGCGATCTAAATGCGAAGTCGGCAGTAGAAAGAGTACGTAAAATCAAGCAACTAGCTAATGATAAACCACTGACGTTTTTGTGTTCATCCCTTTCTAATGTGGCGACTTATGCGGTTGTCAGCGATAGTGCCTATCGGATTATGAAGCATTTAATTCCAGGTCCATATACGTTTTTACTACCTGCCACTAAGTTGGTGCCGCGTCTGGTGCAAAATCCGAAGCGAAAAACTACTGGAATTAGGGTACCAGATCACAGTGTCTGTTTAGCGTTGTTGGCAGCGTTGGGAAATCCGATTATTTCGACTTCTGCCCATTTACCACCAGATGAGACGGGTGACGGAATTGTGGGAATGGAAATAGAGCCTATAGTGTCGCGGGCGGAGTTGTTTGATCGCTTAGACAAGTTGGTTGATGTGATTGTAGACACTGGTGAGGAACCAAGCTATGAAGTGTCTACGATTTTGGACTTAACAACAGATGAACCAAATATGCTCAGGCAGGGTTTAGGTTGGGAAAAAGCAGCTGTGTGGATATAA
- the larC gene encoding nickel pincer cofactor biosynthesis protein LarC has product MSKLAYLQCPTGISGDMCLGTLVSLGVPLEFLIEKLNGLGIEHEYKLWAELVLHNGQQATKVHVDLLHNSDHQHSHQHHHPHHRHLGEIEQMILKAGLPERAESWSLTVFRQLAIAEGAVHGIAPEKVHFHEVGAVDAIVDIVGTCLGLDWLGIDSNEQGLPLLYCSAFPTGGGIVRAAHGQMPVPVPAVLKLWEMRGCPVYSNGIERELVTPTGAAIATTLAQNFGSPPPMTIKKVGLGAGSLNLPIPNILRLWLGEAVGHKQGWGNGEQGTLNGDILPLSPTNISHATNINPTLETISVLETQIDDLSPQAIGYVFEALFTAGAVDVFTQSIGMKKSRPGILLTVICHPEHLSNCESILFRETTTLGIRRLTQQRAILEREMQLVETEYGVVRVKVAWMQQAEKRIINNIQPEYEDCAELARKHQISLREIQRIALHNWYFKKP; this is encoded by the coding sequence ATGAGTAAGCTTGCTTATCTTCAATGCCCAACAGGTATTTCCGGTGATATGTGCCTGGGAACATTAGTAAGTTTGGGTGTTCCATTGGAATTTTTAATAGAAAAGCTCAATGGTTTGGGAATTGAGCATGAATATAAATTATGGGCTGAACTTGTCTTGCACAATGGGCAGCAGGCAACGAAAGTTCATGTAGATTTATTACACAATAGCGATCACCAACACAGTCATCAGCACCATCATCCTCACCACCGTCACTTGGGCGAAATCGAACAGATGATTCTCAAAGCTGGGTTGCCAGAAAGAGCAGAAAGCTGGAGTTTGACTGTATTTCGGCAATTAGCAATTGCAGAGGGAGCAGTGCATGGTATTGCTCCAGAAAAAGTTCACTTTCATGAGGTGGGTGCAGTTGATGCAATTGTAGATATTGTTGGTACTTGCTTGGGGTTAGATTGGTTAGGCATTGACAGCAATGAACAAGGATTGCCCTTACTTTACTGCTCCGCATTCCCGACTGGTGGAGGAATAGTGCGTGCAGCCCACGGGCAGATGCCTGTACCAGTGCCAGCAGTGTTGAAGTTGTGGGAAATGCGTGGTTGCCCAGTTTATAGTAACGGTATAGAACGGGAACTAGTCACACCCACAGGAGCAGCGATCGCCACAACTTTAGCTCAAAACTTTGGTTCGCCACCCCCAATGACGATCAAAAAAGTCGGACTGGGAGCAGGTTCTTTGAATTTACCAATTCCTAATATACTACGCCTGTGGTTGGGCGAAGCAGTTGGGCATAAACAGGGTTGGGGGAATGGAGAACAGGGAACTCTTAACGGGGATATATTACCTCTAAGCCCAACAAATATATCACACGCTACGAACATTAATCCGACATTAGAAACTATCTCGGTACTAGAAACCCAAATAGATGATTTAAGTCCCCAAGCGATCGGTTATGTATTTGAAGCATTATTTACTGCTGGGGCGGTGGATGTTTTTACTCAATCTATTGGCATGAAAAAATCTCGTCCAGGGATTTTGCTAACTGTAATTTGTCATCCAGAACATTTATCTAATTGTGAATCAATTTTATTCCGTGAAACTACTACTTTAGGAATCAGGCGCTTGACTCAACAGCGAGCCATTTTAGAGCGAGAAATGCAATTAGTAGAAACAGAATATGGAGTTGTGCGCGTCAAAGTAGCATGGATGCAACAAGCAGAAAAAAGAATTATAAATAACATACAGCCAGAATACGAAGATTGTGCCGAATTAGCAAGAAAACATCAAATTTCTTTGCGTGAAATTCAGAGGATAGCGCTACATAATTGGTATTTTAAAAAGCCCTAG
- a CDS encoding class I SAM-dependent methyltransferase: MTQEFFRHKKQLFDRWAPSYDWLFPSVFYQAIHKRLLEYVNLPPQANVLDLGCGTGRLLTRLADHFPDLHGTGLDLSSQMLRVARHSNRHHPRLIYIEGKAKSLPFADGQFDAVFNTISFLHYPEPKQVFAEVARVLKEGGCFYLVDFSYSSQTEPFSKLMNAGGIRFYNKNNRELLGSSCGLKCVAHHYLLGPVLLTIFTKSV; the protein is encoded by the coding sequence ATGACTCAAGAATTTTTTCGTCACAAAAAGCAACTATTTGATCGCTGGGCGCCAAGCTACGACTGGCTATTTCCTTCAGTATTTTACCAAGCTATCCACAAGCGGTTACTGGAATATGTTAATTTACCACCCCAAGCAAATGTACTCGATTTGGGTTGTGGTACTGGACGCCTGCTCACTCGGTTAGCAGATCACTTTCCAGATTTGCACGGTACGGGATTGGATCTATCCTCTCAGATGTTGCGGGTTGCACGGCACAGTAACCGTCACCATCCGCGTTTAATTTACATTGAGGGCAAAGCCAAATCTCTTCCTTTTGCTGACGGGCAGTTTGATGCTGTTTTCAATACCATAAGTTTCTTGCATTATCCCGAACCGAAACAGGTTTTTGCTGAGGTGGCGCGGGTACTAAAAGAAGGTGGATGCTTCTACTTAGTTGACTTCAGCTACTCAAGTCAAACAGAACCTTTTTCTAAGCTTATGAATGCTGGTGGCATTAGATTCTATAACAAAAACAACCGCGAGCTTTTAGGCTCTTCTTGCGGACTTAAATGTGTAGCTCACCATTATTTACTTGGCCCTGTTTTACTTACAATTTTTACTAAATCCGTCTGA
- a CDS encoding GNAT family N-acetyltransferase, whose translation MKHNNLSLPNTCIIRKATSADIWLIRRLVLSAKLDPTQIRWQQFWVIECDTKVVACGQLRNFTDAQELGSLVVAPAWQNRGLGSYLTQHLMNSATQPLYLECLGKRLAKFYSHFGFVPVSWGDLPRSLQSKFRISELGRKLRIVPVVFMQHREQGIEDREQ comes from the coding sequence ATTAAACATAACAACTTATCCCTCCCAAATACTTGTATTATCCGCAAAGCAACTTCTGCTGATATTTGGTTAATTCGCAGGTTAGTACTGTCAGCAAAATTAGATCCTACGCAAATACGTTGGCAACAATTTTGGGTGATTGAATGTGACACAAAAGTAGTAGCCTGCGGACAGCTACGTAATTTTACTGATGCTCAAGAACTTGGCAGTTTAGTTGTAGCACCAGCTTGGCAGAATCGTGGTTTGGGGAGTTATCTGACGCAGCATCTGATGAACTCTGCCACTCAACCACTGTATTTAGAATGTCTAGGTAAGCGATTGGCAAAGTTTTACAGTCACTTTGGCTTTGTACCCGTTTCTTGGGGAGATTTACCGCGATCGCTTCAAAGTAAGTTTAGAATATCTGAGTTAGGCAGAAAACTACGTATTGTTCCTGTGGTGTTTATGCAGCATAGGGAACAGGGGATAGAAGACAGGGAACAGTGA